DNA from Massilia antarctica:
ATAGCCGGCATGGTCGACCGTGCGCGACAAGCGTCCGGCCTGGTCGTAAGCCCGCCATTCGTGGCGATCGGCAGGGCTCGGCGATACCGCCAGGTTTTCGGCACGCAGTTGGGAGATCGATTTACCGGTGGCGCTGGCAAACATCTCGACATTGACCGCAGTGGCGAACCTGGTGGTTTTTGTCAGGTCGCCAGCGGCGCTGTAGATATACCTGACGGCGCTGCCATCGCCGTCAACGGTGAGGCCCCTGCGTCCGGCGGCATCGTAAAAGATATACGACTTCACACCGGCCGGGTCCTGCACCATGTTCAGCCTGCCGGCGCTGTCGTATCCGTACAGGGTGGTCGCCATCGGCACCTGGCCGGCGTCCTGCACTTCGCTGCTGATCACGCGGCCGAGTGCGTCGCTGGTGGTCACCAGGCGGTGCGCGTCGGCGTAGGTGACCGTACTCTGGGTGGTCATCCGGTATTGCCCGCCAACCAGGCGCAAGACCGGCGTGCCGTTGTAGACGGTCTTGGTGGTGGCGCTGCCCGTGGTGGTCGGCGTGACGGCCGTCAGTACACGGCCGAGGCCATCGAGCAGGTAGCTGCGCTGGTTGCCGAGCGCGTCGATCTGCTGCAGCAGGTTGCCGGCATGGTCGCGTGTGAACTGCACGGTCGATTCGGTGCCGTCGAACTTGCCGCTTCCATCCTCGTTCAGGTGCGCAAACGTGGTGGCCGTCGCTACCTGTCCATGCGGGTTGTAGGTATAGCTGGTCAGGATCACGTTCTTGCGCTGCGGGTAGGTCAATGCCGCCATCGTGTCGAGCTGCTGCTTGCGGTAGTCCCCGCTCATCGCCACCGCCGGCACCGCCTCGTTTAGCACCGTGTATTCGATCGCGTGCGTGCGCTGCGCCAGGTTGTTGTAACGGTACTCGGTCACGTTATTTTCGGGACCGATGACATAGCGTACATTCTCGCCCGACTGGTCGTAAATAAAGCGTGTCGTCGCCGGCGACGCATATTGTTCGACACCGTTGAGGGTCATGGTGAGCATGTACACCGATTCGGTGATCGGTGACTTGCGGTTGAGCGGATCGAAAGTGCGCCTGGTGACGTCGCCGGCGGGATTACGTTCAAAAATGCAGTTATTGTAGGCGTCGTATTGTTTGGTCGTGATGTCGCCGTCGGCATCGGTGATCTCGATCACGTTGCCGCGCGCATCATACTTGTACCGGTCCACCTCGACCGGACCGTTGGCAGGGCGCGCGGTCACCGAACTAAGCTGGCCCGCGGCGTCATGCTCGAAGCTGGTGACCATGCCGTCCTGGTTAAGGACATCGGTGCGGGTCGCGCTAACGTAGGTAAACGTTTCCGTTTCGGCCATGTTATCGGTGACCGATCGGACACGGTTGGTCAGCGCCTCGTACGCGACGGTCAGCGTTCCGCCATCCTTTTGCGTGATCGTGGACACGCGCCGGCTGTCGCCCTCGTAGGTATAACGCGTCCAGTAATAGTCGCCGTCGACAATGCTGCCGTTGGCCGGCGTCAGGTCGGTGCGCACCTCGCTCAGGCGATTTTGCGCGTCATAGGCATACGAGACCCGTTTGACCATCTCTTGCGGACCCGGCACGCCGTTGACCAGGGTCTTCGGATAGCTCACATCGACCCGCACCAGATTGTTTTTCTTCGTGCTGTCGTAGGTGAAGAACGTACCGCCTCCGGTGTTGTCTTTCACGCTTGCCAGCATGCCGTCGGCGTTATACGCGTAGTACATGCCACGCGATACATTCAGACGTCCGTTGACATCATAGTTATCGAATTCATATGAATTGCCGTCGCTCCAGCCCCAGGTCTTTGTAGTCGGATTCCAGGTTATCTGGTCGAGGCCGCCCGCGCCGTCGCTGGTGGTGTAGCGCGAGAGCGTAGTTCCGCTGACGACACCGGCATAGGTATACACCGCGCTGCTGTCGTCGCCATCGAAGCGGGTGATCGTGATACTGGACGGGGAACTGGTCAGGATGTCGCCGCTGAAGGTCAGCTTCCGGGCCAGGCCCAGCTTCCAGTTGTCGCCATTGTCGTCGTTGAGCAGCCCAAGCGAGTTATAGGTGCGCACGACGGAAATGCCGGCATTCGCGTTCGACGGTACGAACTCATCGCGTCCCTGTATCACCAGGTTGCCGGTCTTGGCGTTGACCACCACCTTTTCGCCCGTTGCACCGTATTGACCCGCGCCGATCGTCTGCTCACGGCCCAGAATCGTGCCCGAATTCGTCAATACGCCCAAACTATTTCCGCTGACTACACCAACCATGTTCACTGTCCTTGTGGATGTCGGCCGAGGCCGAATCTGTTATTCGCGAGAACTGGCCTTGGGACCCGTTTTCCGCGCGCTTAACAATATATCCAGACATTTTGGCAATAGTTTAGGTAAAGTGAAAATAAAGTTAAAAATAGGAATTGATATTATCCATAATGCAATAATTAAGGCGTGAAAAACCACCGGCTCCCGGCCGGGCGGCTCGTGTTTAACTGGAGAAATTTTATATTGTGTCGTCACGCCAGCTGACAGCGATCGTCGACGTGGAACGGAAATTACTCGGTTTCGGGCACCTTGCTTGCCACCGGAGCCGATTTACCCTGGCGTTCGAATCCGATGTGCGCGACATCGCCGCGTGTCGGCCGCAGCCAGGCTACAGGAACCTGGCGCCGACCACACGCTCGAACGCGCCCCGGCGTCGGATAAGAACACGGCCGATCAGTCACAGGCGCGCGCAGTGGCTGTTCGCCAGGTAGACTGCCCCGAAAACCGGCCCTACGCCGCGTCCAGCATCCCGCTATAGCACGCGTCGGCAAACCCGATCCGGTCGGTGGTGGCATTGCGCGCATCCTCGACGCTGATTTTTTTCTCGCGCAGCAGGTTCACCAGCGCCGTGTTCATCGAATGGCAGCCCGCGTTGAACTTGCCGGTACCGCCATCCATCAAGGAGCGCACTTCGGCCACCTTGCCCGATTCGATCATGCGCACCACTTCAGGATTGGAACTGAGGCATTCGGTCGCCAGGTAATAGCGCTCGCCGCCCACCGACGGCAGCAAGGCCTGGCACAGCACTCCGCGCAGCGCGCTGGCCAGGGCCTGCGCCTGCGCATCCGAATTACCCAGCAGGCGCAGCATCTTCTGCAAACCCAGCTCGGTCGAACGCGCGTGCAGGGTCGCCAGCACCAGCGGACCCGATTCGGCCAATGCCAGCGCTTCCTGCGCGGTCTGGGCGTCGCGGATTTCGCCGATCACGATCACGTCCGGCCGCTCGCGCAGCGCGTCCAGCGCGCCGAGGTAATAGCTTTCGACGTCGCCGTCGAAACCCACCTCGCGCTGGGTGATGATGCATTTGCGCTGAGGGATCAAGGTTTCGACCGGATCTTCGATGGTGATGATGTGGCCCGAACGCGTCTTGTTGATCTGGTCGATCATCGAGGCGATCGTGGTCGACTTGCCCTGGCACGTGTCGCCGATGATCAGTACCAGCCCGCTGGTGAGCAGCGCGAAATCCTGCTCGGCCGCGCGCAGGCCCAGCTGGTTGAGCGGCAACGGTTCGCGCGGAAAGCGCCGCACCACGCAGCCGAGCCGCTTCTTGCCCTGGAACGTAAAGCAGTTGGCGCGGATGCGCGCCGTGTGCAGGTCGATCGAGCGGTCGAAGGCGCGGTCGGAAATGCGCTCGGCCCAATCGGGCTCGATCACTTCGAAGAACTCTTCCAGTTCTTCCTTGGTGATCGGCGAATCGGTCACCGCCACCAGCCCTTTCGGCTGGCGCAGCATCAGCGGACTGTTCTGGTGAATGATGATGTCGCTGAAAATCAGCTTGGAATTGAGCAGGTGGAGAATCTGCTCGACCAGGGTGCCGAACACCGGATGGTCTTCATTCTCGACATAGGTCAGGGTACGGATTTGCGAGGACTGGTGATTTTCCATCTGGCTTTGGGCGTGGTCAATAGTGCCGATAATTATAAGACCAGTCCCCGCAAAAAATTGCATCATTGAAAGATAATTTTCGGGGCGATGCCATTGCGCACCGTTCCGTGTCACTCCAGCGCAACAGCGCGGCGCGCACCGGCCAGCCGCGCCAGTCCGAACGCCACCGATACCGCGACGACGGCCGCCAGCGCCGCCAGCGGCGCCATGCCGGTGAGCCTGCCGTCGGCCGCCTCGCCCAGCTGCCAGCTGGTCACCAGCGCGGCCGCGCCGATGGCGACGTCCTGCACCAGGCTTTGCAGCGACATGAAGCCGGCCCGCTCGTGCGGCGACGGCACCTGGCTGACGGTGGCCGCCATGGTCACGTTGCGCCCTGCGTTCCCGGCCATGAACAGCACGAAGAACAGGATCGGCAGCGCCGCGCCCAGCCCGAAAAACGGCGCCAGGCCGGCGCAGAAGGCAGTCGTGGCCACCCCCGCCGCCAGCACCGGGCCGCTGCGGTCGGCCAGCCTGCCGAGCAGTTGAACCGTCAACAGCGCCACCACGCCGCCGGCGAAGTACAGCATGCCCAGTTGGGCGCGCGCAAAGCCCAGATTGAGCAGGAAGTACGCTGAAAAATGCGGGATCACCAGGAACGCCGAGAACGCGCTGCCGGCCTGCAGCAGGATCGCCAGGCGTACGCTAGGGCGCGCCAGCAGGATGCGCGCCGCAACCTTCTCGCGCGCATTCAGGTGCCCTTCCAATGCCGGCAGCAGGCACACCATCGCCACCAGCACCAGCACCGCCAGCGTCGCCACCATATAGAACGGCGCCTGCCAGCCGCCCACGCGCGCCAGTTCCAGCCCGAGCGGCACGCCGGCGATCGCCGCCAGCGAAAAGCCCAGCATCACCTTGGCCATCGCCTTGCCGCGCTGTTCGGGCGGGGTCAGGTCAATCACGATAGCCATGCCGATCGCCACCGCCGGCCCGCCAAAGGCGCCGGTCAGCGCGCGCGCCACCATCAGTGCCGGCAAGCCATGGCAAAAGGTGGTCGCCAGGGTCGCCAGTGCCAGCAGGCCGAAGGTGAGCAGCAGCGCCGGTTTGCGGTCGAAGCGGTCGAGCAGGCGGAATGTCACCAGGCCAGACAGCGCCGACGCCAGCGTGTAGGCCGCCGCCAGCCAGCCCAGGCGGTCGAGCGCAAAGCCATGCTCGCGCGCCAGGTCCGGCCCGAGCGGCAGCACCATCATGAAATCGACCAGATACACGAACTGCAGCGCCGCGACCAGAAAAATCGCGCGGGACGGCTTAGACATCGCCGCCCTCCCGCAGCGCCGCCACGCTCTCGCGCAGGGCCGCGCGCGCGCCGCGCAGCATGGCGGCCGTCTCGGCCCAGTCGACGCAAGGGTCGGTCACCGAACAGCCATAGCGCAGGGCCGACAGTTCGCTCGGAATGGCCTGGTTGCCGGCCTCGATGAAACTCTCGATCATCACCCCGGCCACGCCGCGGTTGCCCGCCAGGCGCTGGCGCACCACGTCGTCCAGCACGCGCGCCTGCAAGGTGTGGTTCTTGTTCGAGTTATCGTGCGCGCAGTCGATCACGATATTCGGCGGCAGGCCGCCCTTCTCCAGCGCCTGCCCGGCCAGCGCCACGCTGTGCGCATCGTAATTGGGACGTCCGCCGCCGCCGCGCAGCACCAGATGACCGTACGGATTGCCCGGCGTGCGGATCACGGCCGCGCGGCCGTCGGCATCGATGCCGAGGAAGGCATGCGGATGCGAGCTCGATGCGATCGCGTTGACCGCGGTGTCGACCTTGCCGTCGGTGCCGTTCTTGAAGCCGACCGGCACGCCCAGGCCGGACGCCAGTTCGCGGTGCGTCTGCGACTCCGTGGTACGCGCACCGATTGCCGCCCAGCTGATCAACTCCCCCACGTACTGCGGCGACACCGGGTCCAGGGTCTCGGTCGCCGCCGGCAAACCCAGTTCGGCCACATCGATCAGGAAGCGCCGCGCCAGCGCCAGGCCCTCGTCGATGCGGAACGAACCATCCATGCGCGGATCGTTGATCAGCCCTTTCCAGCCGATGCGCGTGCGCGGTTTTTCAAAGTACACACGCATCACGACGAACAGCGTATCGGCCACTTCATCGGCCAGCGCCTTGAGGCGGCGCGCGTAATCGAGTCCCGCATGCAGGTCGTGGATCGAACAGGGGCCGACCACCACCATCAGGCGCGGGTCGCGCCGGTCGAGGATATCGCGCACGCTCTGGCGCGCGGCGCCGATGAGCAGCGCCGTGCTGTCCGACAGCGGCAGCTGCGCGCGCAATTGCGCGGGCGACGGCAGCGCGCCGGGCGTGTCGTGCGACAGCGGAGAGAGGTCGCGCTTCATGCGTGCTCGCCGCGGGTAGTGGCGTGGGCGGCAAGGGCCGCCGCGGCATGCGGTGGCAAGCCCGGTTGGCGGGCTGCGAGGTGGGGTACGAGCATGATAGGTCTTTTCAGGTGTGATGAACATTCGTCATCGTTGACAGGCGTGAAACTTGAGCATACCATAACACTTAAATGCGAATCAATCTCATTTGCATTAATATTTAAATTGTAAATGATTATCATTATGATTTATAGTTCGACCCCGCCTACCCGGCGAATCGCTCCGACCGCCCTCCTAACGCAAGGAATATTCACTATGAATGACAGACTGCACGGCCACTATCTGAGCCGTTCCAGCGCGGCCGACCTGTGCGCGCACTACGAAGCTGGCGCCACCCTGTTTTCGTCGCCCGGCCACACCTTGCTGGCAAGCGGCAAGCGCAGCATCCTGGCGCCGCAGTCAGGGGCCGCACTGGCCGGCGCCGCCGCGTCGCTCCTGCGCACCGCGCGCCGCGACGGTGAAGCCTTGCCGGTGATGATAGGGGCCGTGCCCTTCCTCGCCGACGCGCCGGCGCATCTGTTCATTCCCGAGCACGTGATGATGGCGACCGGCCCGGCCAGTCTGCCCGCCGCAAACCCGCAGGCACCGCCGCCGCGTGCCCGCTTCCCGCGCACCATCGAGTCCATTCCCCCGCAAGACCGGTACCAGCGCGCCGTGGCCCGGGCGGTCGAACGCATCCGCACCGGCCAGCTTGACAAGGTGGTGTTGTCCCGCTCACTGACCCTGGAAACCGAGATCGACGTGGCCGGCCTGCTGGCGCGTCTGGGCGCGCGCAACGCCCACGGCTACACCTTCGCCATCGACCTCGCACCGGACGCGGACGGCCGCCGCACCCTGATCGGCGCCAGTCCCGAGCTGCTGCTCTCGCGTCACGGCGCACGCGTGCGCTGCCATCCGCTGGCAGGCTCGATCCCGCGCAGCTTTGATGCGCATGAAGACCAGCGCCGCGCGCAAGACCTGCTGCAATCCGAAAAAGACTTGCACGAACACGCACTGGTGGCCGACATGGTGGCCGACTCGCTGCGTCCTTACTGCCACTCGGTGGCCGTGCCGGCCGTGCCATCGCTGATCGCCACGCCGACCATGTGGCACCTGGGCAGCGAAGTGACGGCGCAACTGAACGAGCCCGGTATGAGTTCGCTCGCCTTGGCGATGGCACTGCACCCAACGCCAGCCGTCTGCGGCCACCCCGCCGCACTAGCGCGCAGCTTCATCAACGAGGTCGAAGGTTTCGACCGTGGTTTCTTCGCCGGCCTGGTGGGCTGGATGGACGCCAACGGCGACGGCGAATGGGCCGTCACCCTGCGCTGCGCCGAAGTCGGCGCCCACAGCGCCACACTGTACGCCGGCGCCGGCATCGTCGCCGGATCGGACCCCGAACTCGAATTCCTCGAAACGTCCGGCAAGCTGCGCACCATGCTGCGCGCGATGGGCCTCGAAGCGGTGCTGGAGGAAGCGGCATGACCAGTGACTATCTGCCCGGTTTCACCCCGTGGCCCGACGACTTTGCGGCGCGCTATCGCGAAGCCGGCTACTGGACCGGTGAAACCTTCGGTTCTCTCCTGCGCGATCGCGCAACACAACATCCCGACAGCATCGCCCTGGTCTGCGGCGCACGTCGCTGGAGCTACGCCGAACTTGACCTGCGCGCCGACCGCTTCGCCGCTGGCCTGATCCGCCTCGGCATCGTCCCGCGCGACCGCGTGGTCGTGCAACTGCCCAACGTGGCCGAGTTCTTCGTCGCCTGCTTCGCCCTGTTCCGCATCGGCGCGCTGCCCGTATTCGCCCTGCCCGCGCACCGCCGCCACGAAATCGGCCACCTGTGCGCATTCACCGAGGCTGCCGCCTACATCATCGCCGACAGCGACGCAGGCTTCGACTACCGCACCCTGGCACGCGAAGTCCCTGCCGTCCCGCGCGTAGTCGTGCTCGGGGACGCCGCCGAATTCATCGCTTTCGACTCGCTCTATGATGACCCGATGCTGCTCGCCGGCCCGCAGCCGGGCGACGTGGCATTCCTGCAGCTCTCCGGCGGCACCACCGGCCTGCCCAAGCTGATCCCGCGCACTCACGACGACTATCTGTACAGCGTGCGCGCCAGCGCCGACATCTGCGAACTTGACCGCGCCAGCGTCTATTTATGCGCACTGCCGGTCGCGCACAATTTCCCAATGAGTTCTCCGGGCACCTTCGGCGTGTTCCATGCGGGCGGCTGCGTGGTGCTGGCACGCCGGCCCACGCCCGACGACGCCTTCCCTCTAATCGAAGCCGAAGGCGTGACCATCACCGCGCTGGTGCCGCCGCTGGCCATGGTGTGGCTCGACGCCGCCGCTGCCACCCGCCACAAGCTCGGTAGCCTGAAGCTGCTGCAAGTGGGCGGCGCACGCCTATCCGCGGAAGCGGCGTGCCGGGTCAAGCCGGCGCTCGGCTGTGCCCTGCAACAGGTATTCGGCATGGCCGAAGGCCTGGTCAACTACACCCGTCCGACTGACACGCCCGAACTGACCGCCAACACGCAGGGCCGCCCGATCTCGCCAGCCGACGAAGTGCGCATCGTCGACGATGAAGACCGCGACCTGCCGGATGGCGAGATCGGCCACCTGCTCACGCGCGGGCCGTACACCATCCGCGGCTACTACAACGCCGAAGAACACAACGCGCGCGCCTTCACCAGCGACGGTTTCTACCGCACCGGCGACCTGGTGATGCGCCTGCCGTCCGGCCACCTGGTCGTCGAAGGCCGCGCCAAGGACCAGATCAACCGTGGTGGCGACAAGGTCGCGGCAGAAGAAGTCGAAAACCACCTGCTGGCCCACCCCGCCGTGCACGACGCCGCACTGGTGTCGATGCCGGACGCCTACCTGGGCGAGCGCAGTTGCGCCTTCATCGTCACGCGCGGCACGCCGGTGCGGGCGATTGAACTGACGCGCTTCCTGCGCGAGCGCGGCGTGGCCCAGTACAAGATCCCCGACCGCATCGAATTCGTCGAACGCTTCCCCACCACCGGCGTCGGCAAAACTAACAAACGCCAGCTGCGCGAACAGATCGCCCAGTTGATCGGTACTCAATCACAAGATCGGAAAGCACCATGACCATTCCAAAAATCGCTTCCTACCCCATGCCCACGGCCATGCCGGACAACCGCGTCAGCTGGATGCCTGAACCGAAGCGCGCCGTGCTGCTGATTCACGACATGCAGGAATACTTCCTCGACTTCTACGACACCACCGCCGCGCCGATTCCGGAGCTGATCGCCCACATCAGGCAGCTGCGCGATGCAGCCGATGTCGCCGGCGTCCCCGTTGTCTACACCGCGCAGCCGGCCGAACAGTCGGCCCAGGACCGCGGCCTGCTCACGGACTGGTGGGGCCCCGGCCTGACCGCGAAGCCCGAGCGCGCCCCGGTGGTGGCAAGCCTGGCGCCGCGCGCGCACGACACCGTGCTGACCAAATGGCGCTACAGCGCATTCGTGCGCAGCGACCTGCTGGCGCGCATGCGCGAACAGGGCCGCGACCAGCTGATCGTGTGCGGCGTGTACGCCCACATCGGCTGCCTGATGACGGCCGCCGACGCCTTCATGAGCGACATCCAGCCCTTCCTGGTGGGCGACGCGCTGGCCGACTTCTCGGCCGAACAGCACCAGATGGGCCTCGATTATGTGTCGCAGCGTTGCGGCGTCGTCGCCAGCACGGCTACCGTGACCGGCGCGCTCAAGCCGGCAGTCACCTGGCACGCCACGCGCAGCGCCCTGCAAGCGGAAGTGGCCGAACTGTTGGCGGTACCCGCATCGGACCTGCTCCCGGACGACAACCTGCTCTTCGCCGGCCTCGATTCGATCCGCCTTATGAGCCTGATCGAACGCTGGCGCCGCGCCGGCATCGAAACCACGTTCGTCGAACTGGCCGAGCGCCCGACCCTGGCCGACTGGTGGGAACTGCTCGATCCGCGCCGGGTGAACAAGTGAGCGGCGTACGGCTGGCGCTCACGAGCGCGCAATACGGCATCTGGCTCGGGCAGCAGCTCGATGCCGCCAGCCCCGCCTACTGGACGGCGGAAGCGGTTGAACTGAGCGGCCCGCTGGACGCCGCCCACTTCGAGGCCGCGCTGCGCCAGGCCATGCGTGAATGCGACTCGCTGCACATGCGCTTTGCCAGCGACGGCGACGCGGTGTGGCAAACGCCCGATCCGCAAGAGGACTGGCCGTTCGCCCGCCACGACATGAGCGACGCCGAGGCCCAGTTATGGATGCAGGCCGACCTGCGCCAGCCGGCAGACCTGGCACACGGCCCGCTGTTCGCCAGCGCGCTGCTACAACTGGCGCCGGAGAAGGCGCTGTGGTACCTGCGCGTCCACCACATCGCCCTCGACGGCTTTGCCTACGCCATGCTGGCGCAGCGCGTGGCGGCCCTGTATTCGGCCCGCAGCGCCAATACCGATGCCCCGCCCGCGCGCGCAGGCAAGCTCGATCCGGTGGTGGCGGAAGATGCCGCCTACCTCGCCTCGCCC
Protein-coding regions in this window:
- a CDS encoding 3-deoxy-7-phosphoheptulonate synthase; this encodes MKRDLSPLSHDTPGALPSPAQLRAQLPLSDSTALLIGAARQSVRDILDRRDPRLMVVVGPCSIHDLHAGLDYARRLKALADEVADTLFVVMRVYFEKPRTRIGWKGLINDPRMDGSFRIDEGLALARRFLIDVAELGLPAATETLDPVSPQYVGELISWAAIGARTTESQTHRELASGLGVPVGFKNGTDGKVDTAVNAIASSSHPHAFLGIDADGRAAVIRTPGNPYGHLVLRGGGGRPNYDAHSVALAGQALEKGGLPPNIVIDCAHDNSNKNHTLQARVLDDVVRQRLAGNRGVAGVMIESFIEAGNQAIPSELSALRYGCSVTDPCVDWAETAAMLRGARAALRESVAALREGGDV
- a CDS encoding MFS transporter, whose translation is MSKPSRAIFLVAALQFVYLVDFMMVLPLGPDLAREHGFALDRLGWLAAAYTLASALSGLVTFRLLDRFDRKPALLLTFGLLALATLATTFCHGLPALMVARALTGAFGGPAVAIGMAIVIDLTPPEQRGKAMAKVMLGFSLAAIAGVPLGLELARVGGWQAPFYMVATLAVLVLVAMVCLLPALEGHLNAREKVAARILLARPSVRLAILLQAGSAFSAFLVIPHFSAYFLLNLGFARAQLGMLYFAGGVVALLTVQLLGRLADRSGPVLAAGVATTAFCAGLAPFFGLGAALPILFFVLFMAGNAGRNVTMAATVSQVPSPHERAGFMSLQSLVQDVAIGAAALVTSWQLGEAADGRLTGMAPLAALAAVVAVSVAFGLARLAGARRAVALE
- a CDS encoding isochorismatase; the protein is MTIPKIASYPMPTAMPDNRVSWMPEPKRAVLLIHDMQEYFLDFYDTTAAPIPELIAHIRQLRDAADVAGVPVVYTAQPAEQSAQDRGLLTDWWGPGLTAKPERAPVVASLAPRAHDTVLTKWRYSAFVRSDLLARMREQGRDQLIVCGVYAHIGCLMTAADAFMSDIQPFLVGDALADFSAEQHQMGLDYVSQRCGVVASTATVTGALKPAVTWHATRSALQAEVAELLAVPASDLLPDDNLLFAGLDSIRLMSLIERWRRAGIETTFVELAERPTLADWWELLDPRRVNK
- a CDS encoding isochorismate synthase, translated to MNDRLHGHYLSRSSAADLCAHYEAGATLFSSPGHTLLASGKRSILAPQSGAALAGAAASLLRTARRDGEALPVMIGAVPFLADAPAHLFIPEHVMMATGPASLPAANPQAPPPRARFPRTIESIPPQDRYQRAVARAVERIRTGQLDKVVLSRSLTLETEIDVAGLLARLGARNAHGYTFAIDLAPDADGRRTLIGASPELLLSRHGARVRCHPLAGSIPRSFDAHEDQRRAQDLLQSEKDLHEHALVADMVADSLRPYCHSVAVPAVPSLIATPTMWHLGSEVTAQLNEPGMSSLALAMALHPTPAVCGHPAALARSFINEVEGFDRGFFAGLVGWMDANGDGEWAVTLRCAEVGAHSATLYAGAGIVAGSDPELEFLETSGKLRTMLRAMGLEAVLEEAA
- a CDS encoding (2,3-dihydroxybenzoyl)adenylate synthase, with translation MTSDYLPGFTPWPDDFAARYREAGYWTGETFGSLLRDRATQHPDSIALVCGARRWSYAELDLRADRFAAGLIRLGIVPRDRVVVQLPNVAEFFVACFALFRIGALPVFALPAHRRHEIGHLCAFTEAAAYIIADSDAGFDYRTLAREVPAVPRVVVLGDAAEFIAFDSLYDDPMLLAGPQPGDVAFLQLSGGTTGLPKLIPRTHDDYLYSVRASADICELDRASVYLCALPVAHNFPMSSPGTFGVFHAGGCVVLARRPTPDDAFPLIEAEGVTITALVPPLAMVWLDAAAATRHKLGSLKLLQVGGARLSAEAACRVKPALGCALQQVFGMAEGLVNYTRPTDTPELTANTQGRPISPADEVRIVDDEDRDLPDGEIGHLLTRGPYTIRGYYNAEEHNARAFTSDGFYRTGDLVMRLPSGHLVVEGRAKDQINRGGDKVAAEEVENHLLAHPAVHDAALVSMPDAYLGERSCAFIVTRGTPVRAIELTRFLRERGVAQYKIPDRIEFVERFPTTGVGKTNKRQLREQIAQLIGTQSQDRKAP
- a CDS encoding type IV pilus twitching motility protein PilT; amino-acid sequence: MENHQSSQIRTLTYVENEDHPVFGTLVEQILHLLNSKLIFSDIIIHQNSPLMLRQPKGLVAVTDSPITKEELEEFFEVIEPDWAERISDRAFDRSIDLHTARIRANCFTFQGKKRLGCVVRRFPREPLPLNQLGLRAAEQDFALLTSGLVLIIGDTCQGKSTTIASMIDQINKTRSGHIITIEDPVETLIPQRKCIITQREVGFDGDVESYYLGALDALRERPDVIVIGEIRDAQTAQEALALAESGPLVLATLHARSTELGLQKMLRLLGNSDAQAQALASALRGVLCQALLPSVGGERYYLATECLSSNPEVVRMIESGKVAEVRSLMDGGTGKFNAGCHSMNTALVNLLREKKISVEDARNATTDRIGFADACYSGMLDAA